In Candidatus Beckwithbacteria bacterium, the genomic window TTCGCTTGTCAGATCTGATCAATTTTTAGTTGACCATCGTAAGACTTTTTTTGCTTCTAGATTAGATGAGCACTACAACCCTCTTGTTGATACGACAGAGGTCAATGATTATGATAAGCATTTGGCGGTTGGGTTGGGCGCACTATTTGAATTATCCAAACAATTTGAAAAAAAAGAAGGTATCTTAGCTGAATACTTAGCAACGCAAAATATTCCAAACTATCAAATAGAAGTTTTAATTTTTATCTTAAAAAAAATAACATCATTTAGAAAAAGAACCCATACTAGCTTAATAAAAGGGGAATTTAATGAAGAAAAAAATACCATAAAAGCATTGCAGATTTATTTATCAAATGGCACACTATCCACCCAAAAAGAATTACTTGAATATTTGGGATTAGTTGGACAAGATGCGATTACTAAGATGTTTGTTATAGCTACTAAAGACAGATCTTCTTCACCATTATATCGAGTTGTTGCTAGATCAATTCTAGATGTTATTGATTTGTTTGACGGATCTTTTTTTAGGGAACAAGAGCTCTCTACCTTGATCAGTTTGCTAGAAACTGACGGAGATGTGATTGATAAAAATGAATTATTAGAAAAAATAAATATAGCTAAAAGTTTAAAAAGGCTAGGAGGTGAACATGTTGTGGAAATTAGTGACGATGATTTGCAAGTAAAAATAGTTTTTCGCTCAGCTGATGCAAGTTGTTTTGAGATGAGAGTTCAAATTGAAGGTAGGTCTTGCCAATTTAATGTTGATATAAAAAATAATTTATTTAGACACAATATTATTCTTTTATTAAGCGAACAAGGAGAAACTATCCTTCAAAATTTGGTATTGCAGTTGGTTGATAAATGGTTGGATAGCTTTATTGAGCAAGCTCAAGAAGAAAGGGATGAAAGACTATCTCGGGGGCAAGCGCTAGTAATTTCACCTTCAAAAAAACCGAGGATGCAAAAAAACCCAAGAAGAGCTGATCGTGGGCCAGGAGAATTTCCTAACACTACTAGACATAGGGCTATAAGTCTAATTAGAGACTCTTCAGATACTACTTTAATAGAAGAAACAAAGGAGCATCAAGTTCATGGTTTAAGAATTACATATGATGTGCGAGAAATATGTAAAGCAATAAAAGATAAAAGATTAAGTGGTTTAATAATTGAAGCTTTGGCTTTATTAAATAGTGATGAGTATGAAGGACAATTTCCTATAAAAAAAATACCATCAATCAAAGGAGGTAAATTTAAGAACATGTTTAGATTAAGTTTCAGAGATATAACAGGAGCAAATTCAGAAATAAGCCATCTCAGAGCTATACTTAGATCGAGGAAATCATCAAAAGGCCAAATGGTATTTTACATTGAAAAAATTGGAAATCATGATGATGTGTATTAAATTTACTTACAAAAAATCTTGCAATAAGCTCTCAGCCTTTAGTTGAGTAGCAGGAACTCTAAAAATATACTGACGCCAAAATAACCTATCATCTAATCCAATTTCTGGTTTTATAAGCATTATTTCCAGTAGATCAACTTGTTTAGAGTGAGTAATTCTGAAAACTTGACAAACTGAGCCCTCCAGTAAAGCAATGGGTCTTAAGTCTCGTATAAGTGCTACATTGCACTCTAAAACTTCCTCGCCAAAGTTAATGGTAGTAGTTTTGGGAAAAACTTCGTTGCTATCATATAAATCTTCTATTTGGCTGACTAAAGAGGAAATGTAGGTAATTTCAAATACCGCTTCGTCTCTGAATGAAAACTCGCCCTTGATATCTAATATAAGTAATTCAAGTTCTTTAACTTCACTATAGAGAAGCTCAGGGTTGACCTGCATGTTCTATTTTAGCTTTGAAGTATTCTTTTATTGCTTCGCCAATTTCCGGATCTTCAAGCATAAAATCAACTACAGTTTTATGATAAGCTAATTTGTTACCAGTGTCTTGAAAGCGGCCATCTCTGATTTCAACAGCTAAACATTGCTGCTGTCTGCAAAGCTGATTAATGGCGTCAACCAGCCATAGTTCGCCGCCTTTGCCGGGTTGTAAATTTTCTAAAATAGGAAACACATCTGGTGTAAAAAGATAGGCTCCGGAGACCATGATATCGGAGGGAGCGTTTTCAGCGCCAGGCTTTTCCACGATTTCTTTCAAGGTAAAAACATTATCCTCAAATGGTTCTAGTCGGCCAATACCAGCATGTTTCTTTTGTTCATCATTGACTTTGATGGCAGCAAAGGTGGGACATTGGTGAGCGTTAAAAACGTCAAGGCATTGTTTAAGTCTTGAAGGTTGAGCCCAAGTAAATTGATCCCCCCAAACCACTACAAAAGGCTCATTGCCGACTGCTCGGCGTGAAGAAATAACTGGAGTAGCATTGCCATACGGGCCTTTTTGGCGGATATAAATAAAATCTGCCATGTCAGCAATTTTACGAATTTCTGCGAGCTGCTGTTGCTTACCGGCTTTTTCTAGCTGGTCTTCTAGAAGTGGAGCATAGTCAAAATGATCCTCTATTGAGCGTTTGCGGCTATCGGTCACAATAATAATTTCTTCAATGCCAGCCTCTACGCACTCTTCAACCACATACTGAATCACTGGTTTATTGATAATGGGCAACATTTCTTTTGGCATGGCTTTAGTCCAAGGTAAAAAACGGGAGCCAATGCCAGCGGCTGGAATGATAGCTTTTTTGATTTTAGACATAATTTTGCAAATTATTAATAGTCATATTATAGCAACTTCCATTCTTTATAAATATGTGGTACTGGCTCTGTTTCAGTCCCCAAATTTAAAACAGTTTCACCTCTTTCAATTAGGCCGCAAATAATTAATATTCTAAGCAGTTGTTCTTTGTTTTTTGGTCTCATTCCGGTTAGATCTTCCATAACTCCATAAATACCTACTAATGAGGCATGGTTATCATTTGTATGTGCTTTCCCGGATAATAAATATGAAATATGAAAAGGTTCTAATCCCATATAATTAGCTAGAATTTTGCTTAATAGAGGTTTACCATATGGGTTTAATGTTTCTAATATCAATTGAATTAGCTCTATTTGTGGGGAAGTGAAAAAACTCTCAGCTCTTAGCTGAGATCCATCCTCTTTTCTCATGGTTGCTATTATAAGCTATATAGGCAGGTATATTTCTTACAGCTCAATTTTGCTAAATAGGTAGCTAGCAATAGCTAGAGTAGCTACTGAAAAAGCTATTAAAATAGCGCTATTAAAAAGTAAGGGGCTATTAAAGGAATTGAGAAGTAAAATCCGCAGGGCTGTAACCCCATAGCTTAGCGGATTAGCGTTTGTAATGACTTGAACCGTGTAAGGTAAATTGGTAATAGGAAACAAGGCTCCAGAGAAGAAAAATAAGGGCATAGCTAGATAACTCATGATCAGCTGAAACCCATGAAAATCTTTCATAGTGCAAGCTATAGCTGTACCTAAGCTAGTAAAAAATAAGCCAATTAAAAACATAATAAATAAAGCTAGTGGCAGATAAAGTAGATGACTTGGCCTAAAGCCCATCAAAAGTGTCAGAAAAAATATTAAAACTCCCTGAATAGTAGCAATAGTAGCGCCACCTAAACATCGGCCTAAAATAATCTCAAATCGGGAAACTGGAGCTACAAAGGTTTCTTTTAAAAAACCAAACTGACGATCAAAAATCAGTTCCACTCCGGCAAAAATAGCCGTAAACATAATGCCTTGAGCCATAATGCCCGGAGCAATAAAATCAATATAATTGCCTTGACCAGACCGAGCATATAAAGAACTAAAGCCCATCCCAAAAGCCAGCATAAAAAGAATCGGTTGGCCTAAAGAACCAATAATTCTAGAAGGAGTTCGGATATAGCGTTTGATTTGGCGGAGCCAAAGAATATAAATAGCAATCATAGTTAATTTCTATTTTGACGTTGCATACGCATCATAGTTTGCATATGAGTTTCACCATTTTCTGGTCTAATTTGCCGGCCAGTTAATTTTAAAAAGACATCTTCCAAAGTTTTACCATGATAGCTGCGCTTCAAATTATCAGCCGTATCAATAGCTATTAACTCTCCATGATCAATGATGCCAATTCTATCGGCATAACGCTCAGCCTCTTCCATATAGTGGGTGGTGAAAAAAACAGTAGTTTTTTGTTTGTGATTCAGTTTTTTAATATAATCCCAAATCTTATTTCTAGTTTGAGGATCGAGGCCCAGTGTTGGTTCATCTAAAAAGAAAATACTAGGATTATGAAGTAAACCTCGGGCAATCTCCAAGCGGCGTTTCATGCCACCAGAAAAAGTTTTGACGAGACTTTTTTGTCTATCGGCTAAATCAACCATTTCTAGAAGTTCTTGGATTCTTAGCTTGCGAGTTTTATTTGGTAATCCATATAAGACTCCATGAAAATCCATGTTTTCATACGCAGTTAGTTCTTCATCAATGCTGGAATCCTGAAATACAATCCCAAATGATTTTCTAACTTGGTTTTCTTGTGTTTGGGGATTAAAACCATCTACTAAGACTTGTCCCGAAGTGGGATTGCTTAATGTAGTTAGTATTTTAATAGTAGTAGTTTTGCCAGCGCCATTAGGGCCTAAAAAAGCAAAAATCTCTCCTTTTTTGACACAAAAATTAAGCTGATTTACGGCTGTAAAATTTTTGAATTTCTTAACTAGATTAGAAACTAAAATAGCGCAATCTGGATTTTTTGACATAGACAAATTGTAGTCTTTATTACTAGTTATGTAAATAAAATATTAAACGACATTGGATAGTTAAAACACAAAACAAAAAAGCACATAAAATAGTGATAAAAAAACTGATTTATTTATCAAAAATGCTTATAAAATAAGTTTTTATTAAAGATTGACAAGTTATGTAAAAAGCCTATTATTATTTATTAAGCTGATATTTTCCTTTATTTTTCAGTCAAAATTACCTTCTTTATAAAGGGGGTGATACCTAATGCCTGCCAAAAAAACTGCCAAGAAAAAACCTGCTAAAAAACCAGTTAAGAAAGTCGTCAAAAAAGTCAAAAAAACAGTAAAAAAGGCTGTTAAAAAAACCGTTCGTAAAGTAGCTAAGAAAAAGCCTGCTAAAAAGAAAAAATAAAATACTTCAGAACGTACGTTTTTAAGTGAAGGTTTAAAAGGCGGTTTGGATTTTATCCAAGCCGCCTAATTTATTGAAAAACCTGATGTTATCTACTGTTTAGTTTTTTGTAAAAAAGTTGCTTGGATAATTCGCTAAGTTGCATCCAAAGTAAGCACCAAAGCCAGGTTAGACCAATCCAAAGCAGCGAAATTTTAGCTGGCATAAAAAGGCCAGTAGCTGCCAGAATAGTAGCAATAAGTTGAGTGATCGAGGTAGTTATGATTACCGGCAAACTAGGTAAATAGCTAAACCAAATCTTTTTAGTGCGGGCTACATAAACCAAAAGATGGCCGCCGATGGTTAATTTAAGAAAATAAATAGTTTGAATATATTCCCAAGAAAGATGGGCATACTGAGTAAGGATTAAAAAAAGAAGCAAGCTGTTAAATACTCCCACCAAACCAAATAAAGTACTAAGAGCAAAACGATGTTTAAGCTTATCTCTTTGAATCTTAAGGCTCACTCTCACGCGATCAAAGGCTAGGGAAATAATAGGAATATCATTTAAAATAGCCAGTAAAATCAGCTGAATGGGAGTAAGCGGATAGGTATGATACCAAACTCCTAAAATAAGAATGGTGATAATAAGGCGCAGACTTTCAGAAATCCGATAGACAGAGTAGGAGTAGAGTCTGGCAAAAATTTTCTTACTTTCAAATAAAGCATCTTTGATAACCGAAATCCCATTGCTGAGCAAAACAATATCGGCAGTAGCTTTTAAAATATCCACAGCATTGGCAACGGCAATGCTGATGTTAGCAGCTTTTAAAGCCGGCAAATCATTGATGCCATCGCCAGTTGAGGCCACGGTAAAATATTTTTTGGCTGCAACCACTAGCTCATATTTATCTTTTGGTAGGATCTCAGCAAAGGCAGCTGTAGTTGTAAAAACTTCTGCTTTTAATTTTTTAAGACCAATAGCTTCCAGTTCTGATTTAGCTACAATAGTATGTTTGCCAAAACGAAGTTGGCTGGCAATTTCCTGAGCAATGGCCCTGTTATCGCCAGTGACCATAGTCATATCAATCCCATTGTGTTTGAGATAGTTAGCTACGCTAGCAGCTTCTGGCCTTAAGCGATCGGAAATAGCTAAAATACCCAGGAGTTGGGCTTTGTGTCGGCTTTTTAGTTTAGTGTTTTTAGCCAGAGCTACAGTACGATAGCCCCGCCTGGCTAGATTATTAATTTCCTGCTCAAATTGGTGGCGTTGATTATTTGTTAATTTACACAGCTTAGCTACAACTTGCGGAGCCCCAAATTCTAAAGCAAAGGTTTTGCCTTTCATTTTGACAGCTGTGGTGCTATGTTTGCGATCAGAATCAGCGGCCGTAAAGTGGAGGATGGAGGCTTCGTCTTTACTGATGTGAAGATGATGACTTTTGCGAAACACAGCTTGGCTAATAATTGAGTTGGGGTCTTCTTGGCAAGCTAGTTTGGCCAATGATAAAACAGTAGTAATGTTTGTTTTGCCAAATGGTGTAACGCTATGAATCGTAATACTATTGGTTGTTAGGGTTCCGGTTTTATCGGTCAAAAGCAAATTAACATTGGCCAAATCTTGCAACGAGGATAAGCGGCGCACCAAGACTTGTTTTTTGCTCAGCTCAACCACGCCCAGCTCAATAATTAAAGTCATGACTGTGGGGAGGCTAATAGGCACTCCGGCAATCACCAAGGATAAATCCAGGGTCAAAATTTCCAAAATAGGAGCTTGATGGAGAAGAAGGACTATAGTTAGTAACAGTAAAGCTGCAAAGCTAACTAAGGTTAAAAATCTGGAAATAGTTAGAATATCTTTTTCTAGTAAGCTTTGTTTGTTGATTTTTTCAACAGACAAAAGAGTTTTGCCAAAATAAGTGCGGCTGCCAGTAGCTACCACTTCTATTAAAGCCCAGCCGCTAATGACATAAGCGCCGGAAACTACCTGGTCTCCGCTGTTTTTTTCTTTGGGGAGAGATTCGCCAGTGACAGCTGATTCGTTAAGCTCAAATTTATAAGCCTCAGTGACTTTGCCATCAGCTGGAATGACTGAGCCTACACTAACTTTGACTAAATCACCTGGCACTAGCTCTCTGGTGCTAATAGCTTGCCACAAATGATCTCGTAGGACTTGCAGTTTGGTTTCCAGGCGGTGATTGAGTTTTTGTATAGCAGTATCAGCTTTGTGTTCCTGCCAGGCAGTAATAATCTGATTTAGCAGAAGAAGTAGAAGGATAAAATAGGCATCAAAAATTTTGTGGCTAAAAAAGGATAAGCCCGAAGCAGTCAGCAACATTAAAGAAATAGGGGAGATAAAACGCTTTCCGTATTTAACTAAAAATGAAACTTTTTTGGCGGCAATTTCATTGTAACCATAAATCGTTAGTCGTTGAGCAGCTTCTTGACTGGTTAAGCCAGAAGAAGGAGGTGGTGCAGGCATATTCTAGACTTTTTTAAAACAAAGAAACACACACTAACTTGTCTTTTTGGTAATTTTCAGTGTCAGATAACACCTCAAGTACGGTTAGTACTATCGGTATTATCTTCCTAGAAAATTACACAAAAATTCTTCGTTTTTGTAATATTTTTTATTTTAAAAAAGTCTAGTTTTAGTATACGCCTAGTGCTAACGGCTCTCAAAAGTAAAAGAGGCTAAAGGTAGTTTTTAAGCTTGGAGATTTGCTGGATTAAAGTGGTATTGGCAAAAAGCATCAAAACAAAAATGATAATCAAAGCCTCACTGCCTAGGAAAATTCCGCCTAAAATAGCAATAAAAGCTGCGCCAGTGGTAGTCACAATATTATCCATAGCCACGCCAATGACCGCATCAGCCAGTCTCCCCGAAGCATGAACCGTAAAGTTGTGAATCACAATCATTTCACCCAAACAGCCGATCAAGCCGGTTGCGACTCCGCTTACAACATAGGGAATGTGGGCAATTTCGGAAAAATGGCTGACTACTTCAATTAAGCTTTCTGCAGCCAGTAAGATAACAATGGCTGCTATTGCCAAGTTAAGCCAGATAATAATCGTTTTTTTGCTGGAATACTCATTGCTTTCTTTCTCTTTGGTCTCATGATGGCTTTTGCGAAAATAAAACAGCACGCCAATGCTTAAGGCTAAAACAATAAAACCAATTGGCCTGGTTAGTTGATATAAATCACCAGTGATCCCAACTGGCACATTGCTGACTTTACCAAAAAGGACCATGCCCAAAGCTACGGTTGTTGTCAGCATAGATAATAAAACTAAAATAAAAATAGCATCATCAATTTGTTTTTTGGGTGGTTTGTTTTTATGGTGAGTAATAGGAGTGACAATACCTCCTTGGATAATTTTGGGAAACATTAATACTTTTTTATCACTACTATTGGCTAGGTTTTGGCGCCACATACACCAGGAAGCATGAAAAATGTTGTAAATATTAGAACCAAAAGTAGTACTGGCAGCAATAATAGCTAAGTTGATAGCTCTAATAGGGTCAGCAGCTACAGCTTGTAAGCTCAAGATAGCTGAAACTACCCCAATAACCATATCGGGAAAAGCGGTTCCCAATGATTGCAGCAAGCCTCCAGCTAGGCCAGTACGGTCTTTTAAAACAGCCGTAGTTTTTTCGATCATGCTGGCAGTTTGTAAAATAAGGTAGATGCCTAAAACAAAGACTACAAACATGGCTGCGGCCTGAAGCCATGAATTTTCTTGCTTAATGAGCGGTAAAAGAAGATATCTAGTTACAAAGCCAATTGCAATCAGACTAGGTATATAGAATGGATTTTTCATCTTAGTTTTGTGGTGCTAAACCAGTACAGCGCCAGTTGACTTCCGTGTGCTCATCTTCATAAATGACACAAGCTGGGTTGCAGCCAGGTTTATCGCCATCAATATCAATCCACCAAGTTTGGCTATTTTCATTATAAAACCTTTGTTGGGTCAATGTCCCAGCCTGTTTGCATTGTGTGCTACTTTCTGCAATCTGAATTGCTTCTTTTTCGGATAAAGCTCCATTTTCACCATTACTAAAATGTTGAGGGAGTGGAGCACAAATAATAGTAATAGTGCTCACATCATCTTTGCTTAAAACTATGCTACAAGCAATTTGATCTTTGCTAACTTTAAGGTTTTGAAAACTAGGAGAACTATTACTGGTATTGAAAGGATCGATACTAAAACCTTGACTTTCTAAGTAGCTTTGAGCGGAACTAAACAAACCATCCAGTGTATCTTCATCAGTAGCTTCATAAATACTGAAACCTTCTCCTTCTAGAGTGATGGTGCTTTCTTGAGTGCTCCAATCCAAAGATTGCTCGCTGAGGCTAGTTTTTTGACTGCTTAGATTTTGAAGGCGAGTTAAAACAGTTTTATAATCTGGAGCTTGGGCTTGAGGAATGGTAGTAGGAACACTGAGCTGCTCAGCTTGATCTTGAGTACTTGTTTTAGTGTTTGAATTGGACTGTTTTGCATTCTGAGTGCTTGATTGATTAGTACAGGCAAATAATAGTAAAGCTAAACTAAAAATGAGAATAGTCTTTTTCATATGGCAATAACTTTATTAACCTTACTAGTAAAGGCATGTAAGGGTTTTTTGTCAAGAGCAAAGCGAAAGCTTGGAATCAAAGTTTGGAAGATTTAGAGGCAATTAGCAAATAATAATCATAACCTTCATTGTTTTCAAAAAGCTCAACTATAAAGCCAATTTTGGCTAAAAGAGCCAAAACAGTTTGATCATCCGGAAAGGAAGAAATTTGGTTTTCAATTAGTTTTTTACTATGGTGTAAACAGATTGATGATCTGGATTCATTATGGCAAATAATTAGCTTGCCCTTTGGTTTTAAAGCCTTATAACAATTAGTCAAAGCCTTTTTTTTGTCGGCAAAGTGAGGAAAAGTATTAAAAATAACAATCTTATCAAATAGCTGGTTTTGGTGGTAATTGTGAATATCAATATTAATAAAAGCAATATTGGGAAATTTTTTGAGTTTTGACTGAGCTTTTTGAATCATTTTTGGAGAAAAATCCAAGAAAACCAAGCTGCCTTTTGAGCCAATTTTTTTGATAATAAAAGGAGAGAGATCGCCAGTGCCACCGCCAAGTTCTAGAACAGTATCGCCTTTTTTAAGTCGCCAAGTTTTAAGGAGGGACTCTAATTTTTCTCGCTCGGTTTTGTTGTAGGTAAATTTGTTGCTATAGGTCTGGGCTAGCTTGTCAAAAGTGGTTTGAGATAAGAGCTGTCGATTGAACATATAGTTTCTCGATTTACAAACTTCACTTGTTTTTAATTTGTATTAAAGTAATAATGTTATAATCTATTTCTAATTCTAATACATATGAAAACAGAAAGCGCACAAAGCCGAGCAATTAAACAATATACCAAGAAAAATACAAAAAAAGCTAAAGAGATTAAAAAAGCTGTCAAACGAGGTGTGAAGCAGTATAGAGAAACTTTTAGAAAATTAGCTTATGCCTAAGAGGGAATGGCTTGATTTAGATGATTTTGAATATCTTTGTTTTAACTTAGCTAGAGAGTTAATGACATTTGGTGAACCAATCCCTGATTTTTGCACAAGAAATAATGAGTTATTGGAATCTTCATTAGCCGCTCCTAGGCAAACTTTTTCAGGAAAATTATTACATCCAACCTTGGTTGATCAAGTTGTAGCTTTATTTTATTCTCTAATTAAAAATCACCCATTTGAAAATGGAAATAAAAGAATAGCTGTAATGGCTATATTGGTCTTTCTTCATGGGAATAATAAGTGGATAAGCATAAAACCATCTTCTTTGTATGAAATGGCTATTTTTGTATCACAGTCGAAACCAAATGAAAAAGACACTGTTTATAGTAGAGTCAAAAATAAGATGAAGCCTTTTATTATCAATAGGGATAAGTAGAATAATGGGGTCGCCTGCCTGAAATCGACAGCTTGGCAATTCAACATATTCTACAAGCGTTTGATGATCTGGTACAGTTGGGGTTCGTAAGAGGAAGACTTTGTGAAATTCAGAATTTGACCAAACTAAAACATTCATCACTACAAGTATCTTAAATTCACTCATCATAACTTTTCAACGTTATATCTCCCCATGAAAAATATTGAATACCTCAAGTAATTCTTGAGTAATCTAGCTTCTTAAGGCATTGCAAATAGAGGTAAAGCAATCTTCCTGCATGTTACCTGGTGATAACGATACATTCTGTTTACTGTTTAATCTAATGACCTGATCATAATTTATCAACTCTGGAACGTTTTTTAACCAATGGTTTTCCATCCGAGTAATCACCACCCACACATTTCGTTTCAATCCTTCTCGTAATAAGTGAAAAGTATATTGCTGTGATGGTGGAAGTGTTTTCGGATATCTCAGCTTAATACTTCGATATGGGAACATCTCAAGATACATAAGTTTGTGTGCTACAGCTTTCCAACCAACTACTTCACGAATAGTTCTAGTTCTTTTCCAATACCAATCCTGATTTACTCTGCCATCATCGTAGTGCCAGTAAGCTGTCTTAGGCTGGGTGTAACAAAGTGGAATCTTGTTCTCATGAAGCAAATTTTTACGATCATAGTCGAGAATTACAGAACTTAGTGAGTTAGTTTCCCACTTCATATCATGCCCTGGATTGGCTTGGAGTACCATCACTGTCGCCTTTATTGGATCGCCATAATAGGGGAAGGGTGTTATCTCGGTGCGAAGAGTATAGTCATGCAATAAACAATTTCTGATATCTTCGTCTGTTTTTTTGTTTGCTGACTTAATGAGATCTTTTGAGTACTGACCAAGCCAATCTGAATCAGATCTCAAGATAAATGGTGCAATTAGAGGAAGATTAATCCAGGGGTTATTCACTATGAATAAATAGCAATTGGTATAATTGTTAAAATTTTTCCTTTCAGCTGTACTTTGAATTCAGGAATACTGAAGTTTTCTCCTAACTTTCCAAAGACATCAAAGAGCGATGTGAACATTTGTTTATTAAATACAGACAATGAAGATCTCTCAAGTAAATCAGCACCTTCTTGAGAAATATTTACAACCTTTCCAATTACAGTAAATGTATGACTACCAAACTCAAGTCCAGCGATATCCCTTGTGAAGTTGTCATAAATTGAGAAAAGAATAGAAA contains:
- a CDS encoding ABC transporter permease translates to MIAIYILWLRQIKRYIRTPSRIIGSLGQPILFMLAFGMGFSSLYARSGQGNYIDFIAPGIMAQGIMFTAIFAGVELIFDRQFGFLKETFVAPVSRFEIILGRCLGGATIATIQGVLIFFLTLLMGFRPSHLLYLPLALFIMFLIGLFFTSLGTAIACTMKDFHGFQLIMSYLAMPLFFFSGALFPITNLPYTVQVITNANPLSYGVTALRILLLNSFNSPLLFNSAILIAFSVATLAIASYLFSKIEL
- a CDS encoding ATP-binding cassette domain-containing protein, with translation MSKNPDCAILVSNLVKKFKNFTAVNQLNFCVKKGEIFAFLGPNGAGKTTTIKILTTLSNPTSGQVLVDGFNPQTQENQVRKSFGIVFQDSSIDEELTAYENMDFHGVLYGLPNKTRKLRIQELLEMVDLADRQKSLVKTFSGGMKRRLEIARGLLHNPSIFFLDEPTLGLDPQTRNKIWDYIKKLNHKQKTTVFFTTHYMEEAERYADRIGIIDHGELIAIDTADNLKRSYHGKTLEDVFLKLTGRQIRPENGETHMQTMMRMQRQNRN
- a CDS encoding UTP--glucose-1-phosphate uridylyltransferase, with amino-acid sequence MSKIKKAIIPAAGIGSRFLPWTKAMPKEMLPIINKPVIQYVVEECVEAGIEEIIIVTDSRKRSIEDHFDYAPLLEDQLEKAGKQQQLAEIRKIADMADFIYIRQKGPYGNATPVISSRRAVGNEPFVVVWGDQFTWAQPSRLKQCLDVFNAHQCPTFAAIKVNDEQKKHAGIGRLEPFEDNVFTLKEIVEKPGAENAPSDIMVSGAYLFTPDVFPILENLQPGKGGELWLVDAINQLCRQQQCLAVEIRDGRFQDTGNKLAYHKTVVDFMLEDPEIGEAIKEYFKAKIEHAGQP
- a CDS encoding HAD-IC family P-type ATPase, with translation MPAPPPSSGLTSQEAAQRLTIYGYNEIAAKKVSFLVKYGKRFISPISLMLLTASGLSFFSHKIFDAYFILLLLLLNQIITAWQEHKADTAIQKLNHRLETKLQVLRDHLWQAISTRELVPGDLVKVSVGSVIPADGKVTEAYKFELNESAVTGESLPKEKNSGDQVVSGAYVISGWALIEVVATGSRTYFGKTLLSVEKINKQSLLEKDILTISRFLTLVSFAALLLLTIVLLLHQAPILEILTLDLSLVIAGVPISLPTVMTLIIELGVVELSKKQVLVRRLSSLQDLANVNLLLTDKTGTLTTNSITIHSVTPFGKTNITTVLSLAKLACQEDPNSIISQAVFRKSHHLHISKDEASILHFTAADSDRKHSTTAVKMKGKTFALEFGAPQVVAKLCKLTNNQRHQFEQEINNLARRGYRTVALAKNTKLKSRHKAQLLGILAISDRLRPEAASVANYLKHNGIDMTMVTGDNRAIAQEIASQLRFGKHTIVAKSELEAIGLKKLKAEVFTTTAAFAEILPKDKYELVVAAKKYFTVASTGDGINDLPALKAANISIAVANAVDILKATADIVLLSNGISVIKDALFESKKIFARLYSYSVYRISESLRLIITILILGVWYHTYPLTPIQLILLAILNDIPIISLAFDRVRVSLKIQRDKLKHRFALSTLFGLVGVFNSLLLFLILTQYAHLSWEYIQTIYFLKLTIGGHLLVYVARTKKIWFSYLPSLPVIITTSITQLIATILAATGLFMPAKISLLWIGLTWLWCLLWMQLSELSKQLFYKKLNSR
- a CDS encoding type II toxin-antitoxin system death-on-curing family toxin, with the translated sequence MTFGEPIPDFCTRNNELLESSLAAPRQTFSGKLLHPTLVDQVVALFYSLIKNHPFENGNKRIAVMAILVFLHGNNKWISIKPSSLYEMAIFVSQSKPNEKDTVYSRVKNKMKPFIINRDK
- a CDS encoding class I SAM-dependent methyltransferase, with the translated sequence MFNRQLLSQTTFDKLAQTYSNKFTYNKTEREKLESLLKTWRLKKGDTVLELGGGTGDLSPFIIKKIGSKGSLVFLDFSPKMIQKAQSKLKKFPNIAFINIDIHNYHQNQLFDKIVIFNTFPHFADKKKALTNCYKALKPKGKLIICHNESRSSICLHHSKKLIENQISSFPDDQTVLALLAKIGFIVELFENNEGYDYYLLIASKSSKL